Proteins co-encoded in one Arachis hypogaea cultivar Tifrunner chromosome 13, arahy.Tifrunner.gnm2.J5K5, whole genome shotgun sequence genomic window:
- the LOC112738109 gene encoding probable polyol transporter 6, whose protein sequence is MESKDGGSAAESCGQSKSGLNRFTLLCALLASTNSILLGYDIGVMSGAAMLIKENLKISSVQEEVLVGTLNIFSLIGSLASGKTSDFIGRRYTIVLAASTFLVGALFMGLAPSFHFILAGRIVAGIGVGIALMIAPLYTAELSPAMKRGFLTSLPEVFITLGILLGYVINYSLTGLPLNIGWRLMLGLAAVPAVAIALGVIAMPESPRWLAMKGRVDDAKKVLLKISSNPDEAELRLREITKAASLVTGPTGSPTSAHVATSGDWAGQGVWKELLIRPSWPVRRMLISAIGINFFMQASGNDAVIYYLPEVFKAAGIKRKKQLFGVNVIMGLSKSSFVLISALYLDKFGRRPLILLGSLGMAVSLFSLGLGSKFLGESSRKPAWAIVLCVVAACADVSFFSIGLGPITWVYSSEIFPMRLRAQGSSLAISVNRLVSGVVSLSFLSISNKITFGGMFFVLGGVMVVATLFFYVFMPETKGKSLEEMETLFQDSASNNNNNNCNKNTELELVSVTGD, encoded by the exons atggaaagcaaagatggtgGTTCGGCGGCAGAATCATGTGGGCAAAGCAAGAGTGGCCTCAACAGATTCACACTTCTATGTGCTCTTCTGGCCTCCACAAATTCCATCCTCCTAGGCTACG ATATTGGTGTGATGAGTGGGGCAGCCATGCTCATAAAAGAGAACCTGAAAATATCGTCGGTGCAGGAGGAAGTCTTGGTCGGAACCCTAAACATCTTCTCCCTAATTGGCTCACTGGCCTCCGGCAAAACCTCCGATTTCATTGGAAGGCGCTACACCATAGTCCTTGCCGCATCAACCTTCCTAGTGGGCGCACTCTTCATGGGTCTCGCCCCATCTTTCCACTTCATCTTGGCCGGAAGAATTGTCGCCGGCATCGGCGTCGGCATAGCCCTCATGATTGCACCTCTCTACACGGCCGAGCTATCCCCCGCCATGAAACGTGGCTTCCTCACCTCCCTCCCCGAAGTTTTCATAACTCTTGGGATCCTCCTAGGCTACGTCATCAACTATTCTCTCACGGGCCTCCCATTGAACATTGGCTGGAGGCTCATGTTGGGCCTGGCGGCCGTACCCGCGGTTGCCATTGCCTTGGGCGTCATAGCCATGCCCGAGTCCCCACGTTGGTTGGCCATGAAAGGAAGAGTGGATGATGCAAAGAAAGTTCTGCTCAAGATCTCATCCAATCCTGACGAAGCTGAATTGAGGCTCCGTGAGATAACCAAGGCTGCTTCCTTGGTCACTGGCCCAACTGGAAGCCCAACCTCGGCCCATGTTGCTACTTCAGGAGATTGGGCTGGGCAGGGTGTTTGGAAGGAACTTCTAATAAGGCCCTCTTGGCCCGTTCGGAGAATGCTGATCTCCGCCATAGGGATCAACTTTTTCATGCAGGCCTCCGGCAACGATGCCGTCATATATTACCTCCCGGAGGTGTTCAAGGCCGCCGGGATTAAAAGGAAGAAACAGCTCTTTGGAGTTAATGTGATCATGGGCTTGTCCAAGAGTTCATTTGTTTTGATTTCCGCACTCTACTTGGACAAGTTTGGGAGAAGGCCTCTTATATTGTTGGGCTCGCTTGGCATGGCGGTTTCCTTGTTTAGTCTGGGCCTTGGGTCGAAGTTTCTTGGGGAGTCAAGTAGGAAGCCAGCTTGGGCCATAGTGTTGTGTGTGGTGGCCGCGTGTGCTGATGTGTCGTTCTTTTCAATTGGGCTTGGGCCCATAACATGGGTGTACTCATCAGAGATATTTCCAATGAGGCTGCGGGCCCAAGGTTCAAGCCTTGCGATATCGGTGAATAGGTTGGTGAGCGGGGTGGTGTCGTTGTCGTTCCTCAGCATTTCTAACAAGATAACGTTTGGAGGGATGTTCTTTGTGCTGGGAGGGGTCATGGTGGTGGCTACGCTTTTCTTTTATGTATTTATGCCTGAGACTAAAGGCAAGAGCTTAGAAGAAATGGAAACACTCTTTCAGGATAGTGctagtaataacaataataataattgtaataAGAACACTGAATTGGAATTGGTTAGTGTGACTGGTGATTAA
- the LOC112738110 gene encoding transcription repressor OFP8: MENRLKMRISRMFRSSFGSCRNRNITDVMEKAVFTPPPNHHGGFHHLIMIEPPPPPPSRPRPFPSICKPKSSQTFKTVDDNCILSFKDSLPRRTRVSELSSPFAVDGGGFCPPAAPNTPLNTIYEHEKTKNKNSSSARDFKNKKKKKKNKKKMVNAHKKRDMFPFNSCAKDTNFGGYWWYSSDEDDETDTLFSSKSLSSDSSRSRRRHRSRRKNRGGGRSSDTGVMPLQGKVKDTFAVVKRSSDPYSDFRTSMVEMIVEKQIFSPNGLENLLQCFLSLNSYHHHNLIVEVFTEIWEALFSDWF, encoded by the coding sequence ATGGAAAACCGGCTGAAAATGCGAATCTCTCGCATGTTTCGGTCATCATTCGGGTCTTGCCGGAACCGGAACATCACTGACGTTATGGAAAAGGCAGTGTTCACCCCACCACCCAACCACCACGGTGGCTTCCACCACCTCATCATGATAGAGCCACCGCCACCTCCACCATCAAGACCCCGTCCCTTTCCCTCCATTTGCAAACCCAAGTCCTCCCAAACTTTCAAAACCGTCGACGACAATTGCATCTTGTCGTTTAAGGATTCTCTCCCAAGACGCACCAGAGTCTCCGAGCTCTCATCACCCTTTGCCGTGGACGGCGGCGGTTTCTGCCCCCCTGCGGCACCAaacacacccctcaacacaatcTACGAACACGAGAAGACGAAGAACAAGAACTCATCGTCAGCGAGAGACttcaagaacaagaagaaaaagaagaagaataagaagaagatggttAATGCCCATAAGAAAAGAGACATGTTCCCGTTTAATTCTTGCGCCAAAGACACAAACTTTGGAGGTTATTGGTGGTATAGCAGCGACGAAGACGACGAAACAGACACGCTTTTCTCCTCCAAGAGCCTCTCTTCCGACTCCTCAAGGTCTCGCCGGCGCCACCGTTCTCGCCGGAAAAACCGTGGCGGAGGGCGGAGCTCCGATACGGGCGTGATGCCATTGCAAGGGAAGGTGAAGGACACTTTCGCTGTGGTGAAGCGATCCAGTGATCCATACAGTGACTTCAGGACTTCCATGGTGGAAATGATCGTTGAGAAGCAGATATTTTCACCAAATGGTTTGGAGAATCTGTTGCAGTGTTTTCTTTCTCTGAATTCCTATCATCATCATAACCTCATTGTAGAGGTCTTCACCGAGATTTGGGAAGCGTTGTTCTCTGACTGgttttga